Part of the Nostoc sp. PCC 7524 genome is shown below.
TCTAATTGCGTACTCTGGCAGGGGTTTTAATTCGATGCGGGGAATATTGATAAAGATATCCGTCCTGGGTGGGTCAGTGGCTAAAAGTAACATTGGTACGTTACTACGCCGCAATTGCTTCAGCCACATCCTAAATTTAGTGTCGCAACTGTGGGCATCATCCACTATGAGAAAGGCTGTATTTTCCTCTAAGAATTGGGCGATCGCTCTTTTTAATTTGTCGGCTGTTAATGATTTTCCCTCTAAATCCTCAGTGGGAATATCAAACTGATGGGCAATTTCTAACAGCATTTGTTTAGGTGTCGCCGGTTCAATGAAAGCCACTGTGAACTCGTCACCCTGCAATTTCTCTACTACAGCACTAGCTAGTACAGATTTACCACTCCCATCCTCACCGGCGATCAGAATTGCACCATTAGCCAGTAATGATGCTGTAGTGCGGTTTAGTTCGGTTTGTCGGTAAATTTTAAATTCACCAGGCGCAGCTATTTCGTCAGTTGTGTCTGGGTCGTTTTTCTTAGAGGAAAACTTGGGTATAAATGCAAATACTCCACTTATCCCTAATGCCAACAATGACACAGGATTTAGCCCGTTGAGTGCGACAATTGCACCAGTTGCCATCATGCCCAAAAACTTTAAGCCACGCTGATAGATCCCATTGCGGAATTGATCAATGAGTCTGCGTATGCGAAAGGGTCAACGCTTGGCATCTCCCCTGATTCCTTGATTTTGGCTTTTAGCTCATCTGGTAGTAGGTCTGGATTTTGAATGAAGTGTTGAGCCAGCATATTTTCAGCGATGAGTGTACCGGCTGCTTTATTCTGCGCGCTGGTGATAATGGCTGCTACGTCGTTTACTTGATCTGAGGACTGCGATCGCTTTTGTGTGGGCGCGTAATTTGGGGCGGCAATTTGCTGAGTCTGAGTAGCCACTGTCAGAGTAGTTGTAGGTGTCGGCTGCTCGTCCTCAACTTCAATT
Proteins encoded:
- a CDS encoding ATP-binding protein, with the translated sequence MMATGAIVALNGLNPVSLLALGISGVFAFIPKFSSKKNDPDTTDEIAAPGEFKIYRQTELNRTTASLLANGAILIAGEDGSGKSVLASAVVEKLQGDEFTVAFIEPATPKQMLLEIAHQFDIPTEDLEGKSLTADKLKRAIAQFLEENTAFLIVDDAHSCDTKFRMWLKQLRRSNVPMLLLATDPPRTDIFINIPRIELKPLPEYAIREIMVQAAADREIQLKPSELAKLQERAGGNPMLAARAVDEEYLGLEVEGADHRRYFDITPLILLAGIAFVIMRFIGLGTNDQALYIFGGIAAAIFLGLSRLLYNLPREDRRIR